In Atopobium sp. oral taxon 416, the genomic stretch CACCGCTTTCGCAGGCAGTAATGGTAGTGCCCCCTGTAGCCCAAGAGCTGTTCTTAAGCTATCGGGTGACCTGTCATATTTGACAGTGACAATGGCGGACGGTGTAATTTTGCCATTGAAGAATGCCTACTAGAGATGTTCTCGTCTCACACTGACCACACGTACCTCAACCTCGGTATAGCTGACCTGAGAGGATTCTGCCTGGAGCCTCAAGAACACGGTTCCGCAGACGACAAGTGCCACCAGCACCCATGCGACGATTGTCGCCGACAGGGTACCCTGCGTCCCAAACGATTTGCTTTCATGCAACTCCCATCCTTCAGGAAGATGATTTGAGCACGGGAATATTGGAAGCGCATTCTAGCATGCGCAAGCAATTCCTGTTCCGAGCTGAAGGCGACAAACGATGATATCCCGCTGAGCGCACGAGAGGGATACCTCGGTATCAGGCCAATAATGAAGGGGCGTATGGCTCAAGTGCTTGCAAATTGCACTAGGAGTTGTCTTGAACTGTTGAGGCCCGTTTTCCAATCATGACGTATGAATCAGCACACGTCTCGCCTTCACTTTCTACTGGTTGGCGCAGGCGCACATTGTGCTCTATTGTGTGTGGTCACGGTTCTTCAGGACCTGAATGAACTCGTCGAAGTCCTTTGCTGCGACGATGCGCTGCTGGTTTCGGCGGCTGTTGGTGACGTCAATGAGAAGGTCGTACAGGCTCTCTATGTTCGTCTTGTCACCTAGCTTCGCAGCGAGGAGGAAGACGATGCGCACCTCAGGGGAATTCTCGTCCCAGTAAATAGGGCTGAGCAGGATGGCAACCGCGACCATGGTCCTGCGACTGACGGGTCTCATCGAGTGGGGGATGGCGAAGGAGGCGCTCATTCCCGTGCTCGAGAGCTCCTCTCTCTTCATTACGAGTGGCAGGAAGCTTTCATCGACGTCGCCGGTCGACTCCAAACGTTCCGCGAGTCTGCCGAGGACCTCATCCTTGGTGAGTGGTTCGCTGAGCTGCAGGAAGAGCCTTGAGTCGAAGAAGCCCGTAATATCGGACTCTCGCGATTCATCAAGTGTGCCAAGCGCGCGGTCGACCTTTTGCACATCGGAGGGGCCAATCGTGAAGTCTACGAGCACGCTGGGTACAGGGAACCCCTCCAATGGCACAGTGGAAATGACGAGGTCAATCTCGCTCAGGGCATCTTTGGGGAGGTCGTTGAGCTCGTGGTAGGAGAGCACGCCCATTACTTGCACCTTGTTTCCGAACGATGATTCGACTCTGCTTTCTAACATCTGTGAGATGGACCTTCTCGAGCTGCACACCACAAGAACCCGATATTTCCCCTTAGGCTCCTCGCTTTTGCGCTCGATGGACGCTCCAAGATGGAGAGCAACATATCCGACCTCGTCTTCTGTGAGCTTGTAAGGATCGGTGTCGAAGACTTTGCTCGTGCTTGTGAGGGCAATCTCGAATGCGAGGGGGAAATTCGTCTTGATTGTGTTGAGCATGGGGTTTCTCTTGATGATCTTGTAGTCCCTCGCCCCAAAGGTGAGGGAGAGATGTTGGAGGAGGTTCTTTCTCAGCATCATGTCGTCACGTAGATCGAACCCGTAGTCCTCCCAGATGATCTGGAGCATCTTAGTGATGTCTGCTTGGAAGAGCCTGCCATCTGCGTCCGAGGCGGCGAGTTCGGTGTTGGCGAGCAGGTGGAGATGCAGATAGTCCCTCTCTGCGTCGTTGATGCGAATCTTAAACTCGGACTCCAGCCTGTTGCAGAGATCGT encodes the following:
- a CDS encoding transcription antiterminator — translated: MFGNKRLDRTFETIQNSDYTPADLLAKTSGVTERTVRSDIAKINQALEGQGGSIIMKRERGYHLVIDDQVSYECFLSQSLHSTRGQPDLSDVDDRIRFLLRALLESSTYISYESLADMVFVEENTLQGYVRQLRGLLSPYDLVLVNKPGLGTKVIGMECDKRRCYVDKVIVRNSKTYVKGFTNDEKCLFPNLDLDRIERVVSEYLSQANVITTDYGFKNFLIHVALMVNRIKNGHTVESTGILNSSGRTALLVNDLCNRLESEFKIRINDAERDYLHLHLLANTELAASDADGRLFQADITKMLQIIWEDYGFDLRDDMMLRKNLLQHLSLTFGARDYKIIKRNPMLNTIKTNFPLAFEIALTSTSKVFDTDPYKLTEDEVGYVALHLGASIERKSEEPKGKYRVLVVCSSRRSISQMLESRVESSFGNKVQVMGVLSYHELNDLPKDALSEIDLVISTVPLEGFPVPSVLVDFTIGPSDVQKVDRALGTLDESRESDITGFFDSRLFLQLSEPLTKDEVLGRLAERLESTGDVDESFLPLVMKREELSSTGMSASFAIPHSMRPVSRRTMVAVAILLSPIYWDENSPEVRIVFLLAAKLGDKTNIESLYDLLIDVTNSRRNQQRIVAAKDFDEFIQVLKNRDHTQ